The proteins below are encoded in one region of Streptomyces marianii:
- a CDS encoding MFS transporter, with amino-acid sequence MDSDQPHGKRRTGENAPHTHEAGSRPSRPVLTLIASSLCIFVVQLDFLALNLALPQMASDLGTTTTDLQWVISGYMLALAAALIPGGRLGDILGRKRILIVGLVVFSLCSLGAGLASTPEAVIVMRIAQGAGAGVLFPLAIAVITDAYPPDRTMRAIGNAYGVGALALALGPVFGGGVTELLSWRVVFFVNVPVGAAAIAMVAAGVRESRDTTVPRSIDLPGLAMVTFGIALVTLTVDRLRAWPAGVTVGVAAAGVLLLAGFVLRERVARWPLVALDLFHNKPFVVITLMATVANTSFVLAMYGVTIYLQQAAGHTPLAAGTIFLAASVAAGVAAPLSGRLGERFDVPRTMVVITLVGAVGLFLVSLGGDFRSYIPGLALTGFGYGMGWALGSSGTQAVVPSERAGQASGVELAIVVGVAGMCVAAGATLIEVRTSSVGLASAIDGVLRWIAIGSAVAATALGIGAARATPSEHGRGSRV; translated from the coding sequence ATGGACTCCGATCAGCCGCACGGGAAGCGCCGTACCGGCGAAAACGCCCCGCACACACACGAAGCCGGCTCCCGGCCGTCGCGTCCCGTGCTGACGCTGATCGCCTCCTCGCTGTGCATCTTCGTCGTGCAGCTCGACTTCCTGGCGCTGAACCTGGCCCTGCCCCAGATGGCATCGGACCTGGGCACGACCACCACCGACCTCCAGTGGGTGATCAGCGGCTACATGCTGGCGCTCGCGGCCGCCCTGATCCCGGGCGGCAGACTCGGGGACATCCTCGGCCGCAAGCGGATCCTGATCGTCGGCCTCGTCGTCTTCTCCCTGTGCTCACTCGGCGCCGGTCTCGCCTCCACCCCCGAAGCCGTGATCGTGATGCGGATCGCCCAGGGCGCCGGAGCGGGCGTGCTGTTCCCGCTCGCCATCGCCGTGATCACCGACGCCTATCCTCCCGACCGGACGATGCGGGCCATCGGGAACGCCTACGGGGTGGGGGCCCTGGCTCTGGCCCTCGGTCCCGTGTTCGGCGGCGGGGTGACGGAGCTGCTGAGCTGGCGGGTGGTGTTCTTCGTCAACGTCCCCGTGGGTGCGGCGGCCATCGCCATGGTCGCCGCCGGGGTACGCGAGTCGCGTGACACCACGGTGCCCCGCTCCATCGACCTGCCGGGCCTGGCCATGGTGACCTTCGGCATCGCTCTCGTGACGCTCACGGTGGACCGTCTGCGCGCCTGGCCCGCCGGAGTCACCGTGGGTGTCGCCGCCGCCGGGGTGCTGCTCCTGGCCGGGTTCGTGCTGCGGGAGCGGGTGGCGCGCTGGCCGCTGGTCGCGCTCGATCTCTTCCACAACAAGCCCTTCGTGGTCATCACGCTGATGGCGACCGTCGCGAACACCTCCTTCGTCCTGGCCATGTACGGCGTCACGATCTACCTGCAGCAGGCCGCCGGGCACACGCCGCTCGCGGCCGGAACGATCTTTCTGGCCGCGTCCGTCGCCGCGGGCGTGGCGGCGCCGCTCTCCGGGAGGCTCGGCGAGCGCTTCGACGTACCGCGGACGATGGTCGTCATCACCCTCGTCGGCGCGGTCGGCCTCTTCCTCGTGTCGCTCGGCGGCGACTTCCGGTCCTACATTCCCGGTCTCGCCCTGACCGGATTCGGATACGGCATGGGGTGGGCGTTGGGCAGCAGCGGCACCCAGGCCGTCGTCCCCTCCGAGCGGGCCGGTCAGGCCTCCGGTGTGGAACTCGCCATCGTCGTCGGGGTCGCCGGCATGTGTGTGGCCGCCGGTGCGACCCTGATCGAAGTCCGCACCAGCAGTGTCGGGCTCGCCTCGGCGATCGACGGCGTACTCCGGTGGATCGCGATCGGCAGCGCCGTCGCCGCGACCGCCCTGGGCATCGGCGCCGCCCGTGCGACGCCGTCGGAGCACGGTCGCGGGTCCCGAGTGTGA
- the iolC gene encoding 5-dehydro-2-deoxygluconokinase — MPQPYDVITMGRIGVDLYPLRVGVPLAQVETFGKFLGGSAANVAVAAARLGRRAAVVTRTGQDAFGDYLHQALRGFRVDDRWVTAVPGLPTPVTFCEIFPPDDFPLYFYRQPKAPDLEVRAEELDMDAIGAARVFWVTGTGLCAEPSREATLAALEHRAKSGTTVFDLDWRPMFWDSATGTSADGARPYYAKALARATVAVGNLEECEIATGEREPFAAARALLGAGVELAVVKQGPEGVLAVHSDGTVAEGPPVKVDVVNGLGAGDAFGGAMVHGLLSGWELERVMRFANAAGAIVAARLACSSAMPYAAEVDALLDGHAPGPEADPEPEAPAGPRPGTDGGPGTGAAPGAAS, encoded by the coding sequence ATGCCTCAGCCGTACGACGTCATCACGATGGGCAGGATCGGAGTGGACCTCTATCCCCTCCGGGTGGGGGTCCCGCTGGCCCAGGTCGAAACCTTCGGGAAGTTCCTCGGGGGTTCCGCCGCGAACGTGGCGGTCGCGGCGGCCAGGCTCGGCCGACGCGCCGCTGTCGTCACCCGGACCGGCCAGGACGCCTTCGGGGACTACCTCCACCAGGCGCTCCGCGGGTTCCGGGTCGACGACCGCTGGGTGACCGCGGTACCGGGGCTGCCGACCCCCGTGACGTTCTGCGAGATCTTCCCGCCGGACGACTTCCCGCTCTACTTCTACCGGCAGCCCAAGGCGCCCGACCTCGAAGTGCGCGCCGAAGAGCTGGACATGGACGCGATCGGTGCGGCACGGGTCTTCTGGGTGACCGGCACCGGCCTGTGCGCCGAGCCCAGCAGGGAGGCCACGCTCGCCGCGCTCGAGCACCGGGCGAAGTCCGGGACGACCGTCTTCGACCTGGACTGGCGGCCCATGTTCTGGGACAGCGCCACCGGTACTTCCGCGGACGGGGCCCGGCCGTACTACGCGAAGGCGCTCGCCCGCGCCACCGTCGCCGTGGGCAATCTCGAAGAGTGCGAGATCGCCACCGGGGAGCGCGAACCGTTCGCCGCCGCCCGTGCGCTGCTCGGCGCCGGGGTCGAGTTGGCCGTGGTCAAGCAGGGCCCCGAGGGCGTTCTGGCCGTGCACAGCGACGGCACGGTCGCGGAAGGGCCGCCGGTGAAGGTCGACGTGGTCAACGGACTCGGCGCGGGCGACGCGTTCGGCGGGGCGATGGTCCATGGACTCCTCTCCGGCTGGGAGTTGGAGCGGGTGATGCGGTTCGCCAACGCCGCGGGCGCGATCGTCGCCGCCCGCCTCGCCTGTTCGTCGGCCATGCCCTACGCCGCGGAGGTGGACGCCCTTCTCGACGGCCACGCTCCGGGCCCCGAGGCGGACCCCGAACCCGAGGCGCCCGCCGGTCCCCGGCCCGGCACGGACGGCGGTCCCGGAACCGGGGCGGCGCCCGGAGCGGCGTCGTGA
- a CDS encoding sugar phosphate isomerase/epimerase family protein, with the protein MTSSAASFNRIRIGSAPDSWGVWFPDDPRQVPWQRFLDEVAQAGYEWIELGPYGYLPTDPARLIEETSSRGLKVSAGTVFTGLHHGPAVWEKTWAHVAGIAALTRAMGADHLVVIPSFWRDDRTGEVLEDRALTPEQWRYLTTQTERLGQEVGDRFGLRIVVHPHADTHIDSEENVSRFLDATDSDLVSLCLDTGHYAYCGGDSVKLIETYGERIGYLHLKQVDPEILAEVVANEVPFGPAVARGVMCEPPAGVPALGPVLAAAQRLDAELFAIVEQDMYPCPPEKPYPIAERTRRFLRSCGA; encoded by the coding sequence ATGACCTCCTCCGCAGCCTCGTTCAACCGCATCCGGATCGGGTCGGCCCCTGACTCCTGGGGCGTGTGGTTCCCGGACGATCCCCGTCAAGTCCCCTGGCAGCGCTTCCTCGACGAAGTGGCACAGGCCGGCTACGAATGGATCGAGCTCGGCCCCTACGGCTACCTCCCCACTGACCCCGCACGCCTCATCGAGGAGACCTCGTCCCGTGGACTGAAGGTCTCGGCCGGCACCGTCTTCACCGGACTGCACCACGGCCCGGCCGTCTGGGAGAAGACCTGGGCCCATGTAGCCGGCATCGCCGCCCTCACCCGCGCGATGGGCGCGGACCACCTGGTCGTCATCCCGTCCTTCTGGCGCGACGACAGAACCGGCGAGGTACTGGAGGACCGGGCCCTCACGCCCGAGCAATGGCGCTACCTCACCACCCAGACCGAGCGCCTGGGGCAGGAGGTCGGAGACCGCTTCGGCCTGAGGATCGTGGTCCATCCCCACGCGGACACCCACATCGACAGCGAGGAGAACGTCAGCCGCTTCCTCGACGCGACCGACTCCGACCTGGTCTCGCTCTGCCTGGACACCGGCCACTACGCCTACTGCGGCGGCGACAGCGTCAAGCTCATCGAGACCTACGGCGAGCGGATCGGCTACCTCCACCTCAAGCAGGTGGACCCGGAGATCCTCGCCGAAGTGGTCGCGAACGAGGTGCCGTTCGGCCCCGCGGTGGCGCGGGGAGTGATGTGCGAACCGCCGGCCGGAGTGCCCGCGCTGGGGCCGGTACTGGCCGCGGCCCAGCGGCTCGACGCCGAGCTCTTCGCCATCGTCGAGCAGGACATGTACCCCTGCCCGCCGGAGAAGCCGTACCCGATCGCCGAACGCACCCGACGCTTCCTCCGCTCCTGCGGCGCCTGA
- a CDS encoding CoA-acylating methylmalonate-semialdehyde dehydrogenase produces the protein MTKTVNHWIGGKIVEGESGNWGPVTDPATGAVTTSVALASVEEVDSAVASAKAAFETWGTSSLAQRTSILFRFRALLDANRDAIAELITAEHGKVHSDALGEVARGMEIVDLACGITTQLKGELSTQVSNRVDVAAIRQPVGVVAGITPFNFPAMVPMWMFPLAIACGNTFVLKPSEKDPSPSLKIAQLLAEAGLPEGVFNVLQGDKVAVDRLLEHPDVSAISFVGSTPIARHIHTTASANGKRVQALGGAKNHMLVLPDADLDAAADAAVSAAYGSAGERCMAISAVVAVGAVGDELVDKIRERAEKIKIGPGDDPTSEMGPLITKAHRDKVASYVHGAAGQGADVVLDGTGYTVDGYEDGHWIGLSLLDKVSTDSDAYRDEIFGPVLCVLRADTYEEGLALINASPFGNGTAIFTRDGGAARRFQLEVQAGMVGVNVPIPVPVGYHSFGGWKDSLFGDLHVYGNDGVQFYTRGKVVTTRWPDPSEPHGGVDLGFPRNH, from the coding sequence ATGACGAAGACCGTCAACCACTGGATCGGTGGCAAGATCGTCGAGGGCGAGTCCGGCAACTGGGGACCGGTGACCGACCCGGCGACCGGCGCCGTGACCACGAGCGTCGCTCTCGCGTCGGTCGAGGAGGTCGACAGCGCCGTCGCCTCGGCGAAGGCCGCCTTCGAGACCTGGGGCACCTCCTCGCTCGCCCAGCGCACGTCGATCCTCTTCCGCTTCCGCGCGCTGCTCGACGCCAACCGCGACGCGATCGCCGAGCTGATCACCGCGGAGCACGGCAAGGTCCACTCGGACGCGCTCGGCGAGGTGGCCCGCGGCATGGAGATCGTGGACCTGGCCTGCGGGATCACCACGCAGCTCAAGGGCGAGCTGTCGACCCAGGTGTCCAACCGGGTGGACGTGGCGGCGATCCGCCAGCCCGTGGGGGTCGTGGCCGGCATCACGCCGTTCAACTTCCCCGCGATGGTGCCGATGTGGATGTTCCCGCTCGCCATCGCGTGCGGCAACACCTTCGTCCTCAAGCCGAGCGAGAAGGACCCGTCCCCGTCGCTGAAGATCGCCCAACTGCTCGCCGAGGCGGGTCTGCCGGAGGGCGTGTTCAACGTCCTCCAGGGTGACAAGGTCGCCGTCGACCGCCTCCTGGAGCACCCGGACGTCTCGGCGATCTCCTTCGTCGGCTCGACGCCGATCGCCCGCCACATCCACACCACCGCCTCGGCGAACGGCAAGCGCGTCCAGGCGCTTGGCGGTGCCAAGAACCACATGCTCGTCCTGCCGGACGCCGACCTTGACGCGGCCGCCGATGCCGCCGTCTCCGCCGCGTACGGCTCCGCGGGTGAGCGCTGCATGGCGATCTCCGCGGTCGTGGCCGTCGGCGCCGTCGGCGACGAGCTCGTCGACAAGATCCGCGAGCGGGCCGAGAAGATCAAGATCGGCCCGGGCGACGACCCGACGTCGGAGATGGGTCCGCTCATCACCAAGGCGCACCGCGACAAGGTCGCCTCGTACGTCCACGGCGCCGCGGGCCAGGGCGCCGACGTCGTCCTCGACGGCACGGGCTACACCGTCGACGGCTACGAGGACGGCCACTGGATCGGGCTCTCCCTCCTCGACAAGGTGTCCACCGACTCCGACGCGTACCGGGACGAGATCTTCGGCCCCGTCCTCTGCGTGCTGCGCGCCGACACCTACGAGGAGGGCCTCGCGCTCATCAACGCCTCGCCGTTCGGCAACGGAACGGCGATCTTCACCCGCGACGGCGGCGCCGCCCGGCGCTTCCAACTGGAGGTGCAGGCGGGCATGGTCGGCGTGAACGTGCCGATCCCGGTCCCGGTGGGCTACCACTCCTTCGGCGGCTGGAAGGACTCGCTCTTCGGCGACCTGCACGTCTACGGCAACGACGGCGTGCAGTTCTACACCCGCGGCAAGGTCGTCACGACCCGCTGGCCGGACCCCTCCGAGCCTCACGGCGGCGTCGACCTCGGCTTCCCGCGCAACCACTGA
- a CDS encoding S8 family peptidase, whose product MRFTARRSIRMGAPLSAAVVVAAGLQFAVTPTAHSAPLGDLRLAPTATAVQNSWIVVLKDDGTRVSELAAAEDVTPKHVFRSVLNGFSASMSKAKAERLAADPRVAYVEQNSVIRLNETQTNATWGLDRVDQRSLPLSTTYTYNATASNVNAYIIDTGIRTSHAEFGGRAGVGTDTVGDGRNGQDCQGHGTHVAGTVGGRTYGVAKDVNLIAVRVLGCDGSGTTEGVIAGVDWVTANASKPAVANMSLGGSASAALDDAVKRSIASGVSYSIAAGNGILIGIPVNACNYSPARVPEAITVGATDRTDRRASFSNYGSCLDLFAPGVDITSAWKDSDSATNTISGTSMATPHTAGAAALYLANNPTASPAQVRDALVNNATSGKVTNPRAGSPNKLLHSLF is encoded by the coding sequence ATGAGATTCACTGCCCGCCGCTCCATACGTATGGGCGCGCCGCTCTCCGCCGCCGTCGTCGTCGCGGCCGGTCTCCAGTTCGCCGTCACCCCCACAGCGCACAGTGCGCCGCTCGGCGATCTCCGTCTCGCCCCCACTGCAACCGCCGTACAGAACAGCTGGATCGTCGTCCTGAAGGACGACGGCACCCGTGTCTCCGAACTCGCCGCAGCCGAGGACGTGACCCCCAAGCACGTCTTCCGGTCGGTGCTGAACGGCTTCTCCGCCTCCATGTCCAAGGCCAAGGCCGAACGGCTCGCCGCCGACCCGCGGGTGGCCTACGTGGAGCAGAACAGCGTCATCCGCCTCAACGAGACCCAGACGAACGCGACCTGGGGTCTGGACCGTGTGGACCAGCGCAGTCTGCCGCTGTCGACGACGTACACGTACAACGCGACGGCGTCGAACGTGAACGCGTACATCATCGACACCGGCATCCGCACCTCGCACGCCGAGTTCGGCGGCCGGGCGGGCGTCGGCACGGACACCGTCGGCGACGGCCGGAACGGCCAGGACTGCCAGGGCCACGGCACGCATGTCGCCGGCACCGTGGGCGGCAGGACGTACGGGGTCGCCAAGGACGTCAACCTGATCGCGGTGCGCGTCCTGGGCTGCGACGGCTCCGGTACGACCGAGGGCGTCATCGCGGGCGTCGACTGGGTGACGGCGAACGCGTCCAAGCCGGCCGTGGCCAACATGAGCCTGGGTGGCAGCGCCAGCGCCGCCCTGGACGACGCGGTGAAGCGGTCCATCGCCTCGGGTGTCAGCTACTCGATCGCGGCGGGCAACGGCATCCTGATCGGCATCCCCGTGAACGCGTGCAACTACTCGCCCGCCCGCGTCCCCGAGGCCATCACGGTCGGCGCCACGGACAGGACGGACCGGCGGGCGTCGTTCTCCAACTACGGTTCGTGCCTCGACCTGTTCGCCCCCGGCGTGGACATCACCTCCGCGTGGAAGGACAGCGACAGCGCCACGAACACCATCTCCGGTACGTCGATGGCCACCCCGCACACCGCGGGTGCCGCCGCGCTCTACCTGGCGAACAACCCCACGGCCTCCCCGGCACAGGTCCGCGACGCCCTCGTGAACAACGCAACCAGCGGCAAGGTCACGAACCCGCGCGCGGGATCCCCGAACAAGCTGCTGCACTCGCTGTTCTGA
- the iolB gene encoding 5-deoxy-glucuronate isomerase: protein MDHRDTGPDRHLRAGTAAAGPYTLDIDPGRAGWGYSALRVLELAPGASHLLEAGDSEWIVLPLAGGCSVHTEGTTMELLGRENVFAGVTDFAYVPRDARALIASGAGGRFALAGARCERRLPARRGPVSEVPVEDRGSGTCARRVHNFAAAGTFDCDRLIAVEVLTPGGNWSSYPPHKHDEHRPGEEAELEEIYYFEIDGEHGFGYQRISPSRPGGTDLLAEVRSGDAVLVPDGWHGPSIAAPGHGMYYLNVMAGPGPEREWRICFHPDHTEGYR from the coding sequence ATGGATCACAGGGACACCGGACCGGACCGGCATCTGCGGGCCGGGACCGCGGCCGCCGGACCGTACACGCTCGACATCGATCCCGGAAGGGCCGGCTGGGGGTACTCCGCACTGCGGGTCCTGGAGCTGGCCCCCGGCGCCTCCCACCTGCTGGAGGCCGGCGACAGCGAGTGGATCGTGCTGCCGCTGGCCGGCGGGTGCTCGGTGCACACCGAAGGTACGACCATGGAACTGCTGGGCAGGGAGAACGTGTTCGCCGGAGTCACCGACTTCGCGTACGTTCCGCGCGACGCTCGGGCACTGATCGCCTCCGGCGCGGGAGGCCGCTTCGCCCTGGCAGGAGCGAGATGCGAGCGACGACTCCCCGCCCGCCGCGGCCCCGTGTCGGAGGTTCCGGTCGAGGACCGGGGTTCGGGCACCTGCGCCCGCCGTGTGCACAACTTCGCCGCCGCCGGCACCTTCGACTGCGACCGTCTCATCGCCGTCGAGGTGTTGACCCCTGGCGGCAACTGGTCCTCGTACCCGCCGCACAAGCACGACGAGCACCGCCCCGGTGAGGAGGCGGAACTCGAGGAGATCTACTACTTCGAGATCGACGGCGAGCACGGCTTCGGCTACCAGCGGATCTCGCCGTCCCGCCCCGGGGGCACGGATCTCCTCGCCGAGGTCCGCAGCGGTGACGCCGTCCTCGTCCCGGACGGCTGGCACGGCCCCTCCATCGCCGCTCCGGGGCACGGCATGTACTACCTGAACGTCATGGCGGGACCGGGGCCCGAGCGAGAGTGGCGGATCTGCTTCCACCCCGACCACACGGAGGGCTACCGATGA
- a CDS encoding Cgl0159 family (beta/alpha)8-fold protein has translation MTRVDLTDLVRIRVRHPEAVAEAAARRRRRPLVGSSGRLMIVAADHPARGALAVGDQRYAMANRLGLLERLCTALERPGVDGVLATADILEDLLLLGALDDKVVMGSMNRGGLAGAAFELDDRFTGYRAEDLARLGFDAGKLLLRIDYDDPGSLATLHSTARAIDEMAARRLPVFVEPFICRRVDGVLSNDLSAEAVTRSIAIASGLAGTSAYTWLKIPVTENPDDMARVMETSTLPAVLLGGDVGDSAGGQAAAYEKWRGALRLPTVQGLVVGRSLLYPGDGDVPAAVDTAVGLL, from the coding sequence GTGACCCGCGTCGACCTCACCGACCTCGTCAGGATCAGGGTCCGCCACCCGGAGGCCGTGGCCGAGGCGGCGGCCCGCCGTCGGCGCCGCCCCCTCGTCGGCAGCAGCGGCCGACTGATGATCGTCGCAGCCGACCACCCCGCCCGCGGCGCGCTCGCCGTCGGCGACCAGCGGTACGCGATGGCCAACCGGCTGGGCCTCCTGGAGCGCCTGTGCACCGCGCTCGAACGCCCCGGCGTGGACGGCGTCCTCGCCACCGCCGACATTCTGGAGGACCTCCTCCTGCTGGGGGCACTCGACGACAAGGTCGTCATGGGATCGATGAACCGCGGCGGACTCGCCGGGGCCGCCTTCGAACTGGACGACAGGTTCACCGGATACCGCGCCGAGGACCTCGCGCGGCTCGGCTTCGACGCGGGCAAGCTGCTCCTCCGCATCGACTACGACGACCCCGGCTCCCTCGCCACCCTGCACTCCACCGCGCGCGCCATCGACGAGATGGCCGCCCGCCGGTTGCCGGTCTTCGTCGAGCCGTTCATCTGCCGCCGCGTCGACGGGGTGCTGAGCAACGATCTCTCCGCCGAGGCGGTCACTCGTTCCATAGCCATTGCCTCCGGCCTCGCCGGCACCTCGGCGTACACCTGGCTGAAGATCCCCGTCACGGAGAACCCCGACGACATGGCGCGGGTGATGGAGACCTCGACGCTCCCCGCAGTGCTGCTCGGAGGCGACGTGGGCGACAGCGCGGGCGGACAGGCGGCGGCGTACGAGAAGTGGCGCGGGGCGCTGCGACTTCCCACGGTCCAGGGACTGGTGGTGGGCCGTTCACTGCTCTATCCGGGCGACGGCGATGTACCGGCGGCTGTCGACACGGCCGTGGGCCTGCTCTAG
- a CDS encoding alpha/beta fold hydrolase, with protein sequence MPGVRSGHATTNDGVRLHYLEAGSGPDMLLVPGWSQTAAQWRHQIADFARTHHVIAVDHRGHGGSDRPDHGYRIARLATDIRELVGLLDLTEVVWVAHSMGCAVAWSYWDLFGGDRLARLVLFDEPAVLIRQPYWPDGLAERLGALYGLGQISDVVAGLRDPRSDAEALSADFLDAMWTPAAAEADRQWVLAQNLLLPREYAGRLLLDNVMQDWRDVLPRITVPTLVIGGNDSVIPSTAARSVASAIPGAALRILGERGSHFAFWENPDAFNREVRSFLDTPVDAGL encoded by the coding sequence ATGCCCGGCGTTCGCAGTGGTCACGCCACGACCAACGACGGAGTGCGGTTGCACTATCTCGAGGCCGGCAGCGGTCCGGACATGCTGCTCGTGCCCGGCTGGTCGCAGACCGCCGCCCAGTGGCGGCACCAGATCGCCGACTTCGCCCGCACACACCACGTCATCGCGGTCGACCATCGTGGTCACGGTGGTTCCGACCGGCCGGACCACGGCTACCGGATCGCCCGTCTGGCGACCGACATTCGTGAGCTCGTCGGGCTCCTGGACCTCACGGAGGTCGTCTGGGTGGCCCATTCGATGGGCTGCGCGGTGGCATGGTCCTACTGGGACCTGTTCGGCGGGGACCGGCTGGCGCGCCTGGTGCTCTTCGACGAACCCGCCGTCCTGATCCGTCAGCCGTACTGGCCGGACGGCCTCGCGGAACGTCTGGGCGCGCTGTACGGCCTCGGGCAGATCTCGGACGTCGTCGCGGGACTCCGCGACCCGCGCTCGGACGCCGAGGCACTCAGTGCCGACTTCCTCGACGCCATGTGGACGCCGGCCGCCGCCGAGGCGGACCGCCAGTGGGTCCTCGCCCAGAACCTTCTGCTGCCGCGGGAGTACGCCGGCAGGCTGCTGCTGGACAACGTCATGCAGGACTGGCGCGACGTCCTGCCCAGGATCACCGTTCCGACGCTGGTCATCGGCGGGAACGACAGTGTGATCCCGTCCACAGCGGCGCGGTCGGTGGCCTCGGCCATTCCCGGCGCAGCCCTGCGGATTCTCGGCGAGCGCGGCAGCCACTTCGCGTTCTGGGAGAACCCTGACGCGTTCAACCGGGAGGTCCGCTCCTTCCTCGACACACCCGTCGACGCCGGGCTCTGA
- the iolD gene encoding 3D-(3,5/4)-trihydroxycyclohexane-1,2-dione acylhydrolase (decyclizing), translating into MSGPRLTVAQALVRFLARQYTERDGRRQRLVGAMWGIFGHGNVAGIGQALLESGDLPFVQGRNEQAMVHAAVGHARQSNRLSTHAVTTSIGPGATNLVTGAALATVNRLPVLLLPGDTFATRPADPVLQQLEVPYAGDVSVNDCLRPVSAYFDRITRPEALIPAALAAARVLTDPAATGAVTLALPQDVQAEAYDWPEEFFAERVWHVRRPQPDPEELAAAVRAVRSARRPLVVAGGGVHHSRAEGALRAFAEATGIPVASTQAGKGSLPYDHPADVGGIGHTGTATADELAGAADLVIGVGTRYTDFTTASATLFGNPGVRFLNLNITGFDAHKLAALPLVADARTGLEALTEALRGHHVEHGYEREYADGKERWERRVGTAYEAPDEDARPTQPQVLGALDGLVTGDDIVINAAGSLPGDLHKLWRTRSRDQYHVEYGYSCMGYEIPAAIGVAMAAPGRPVWALVGDGTYLMNPTEIVTAVQENVPIKVVVLQNHGYASIGGLSEAVGSERFGTAYRHREPGASQAGGPGGPGGGAYTGEPLPVDLAANAASLGMRVIRARTVRDLREALAEARAADRPTCVYVETETADTVSGAPPAQAWWDVPVAETATRPSAVKARGEYDRQVAARRRHL; encoded by the coding sequence ATGAGCGGACCGAGGCTGACCGTTGCGCAGGCGCTGGTGCGGTTCCTGGCCCGCCAGTACACCGAGCGCGACGGGCGCAGACAGCGGCTCGTCGGAGCCATGTGGGGCATCTTCGGACACGGCAACGTGGCCGGGATCGGCCAGGCCCTCCTCGAGTCCGGGGACTTGCCCTTCGTCCAGGGGCGCAACGAGCAGGCGATGGTGCACGCGGCCGTCGGTCACGCCCGCCAGTCCAACCGCCTGTCCACGCACGCCGTCACGACCTCCATCGGCCCGGGCGCCACCAACCTCGTGACCGGGGCCGCCCTCGCCACCGTCAACCGGCTGCCGGTTCTGCTCCTGCCCGGCGACACCTTCGCGACCCGCCCCGCAGACCCCGTCCTCCAGCAGCTGGAGGTCCCGTACGCGGGGGACGTGTCGGTGAACGACTGTCTCCGCCCGGTGTCGGCCTACTTCGACCGGATCACCCGTCCCGAGGCGCTGATCCCGGCAGCGCTCGCCGCGGCGCGGGTCCTCACCGATCCGGCCGCGACCGGGGCGGTCACGCTCGCGCTGCCGCAGGACGTGCAGGCGGAGGCGTACGACTGGCCGGAGGAGTTCTTCGCCGAACGCGTCTGGCACGTGCGCCGGCCGCAGCCGGATCCGGAGGAACTCGCTGCGGCGGTCCGCGCCGTACGGTCCGCGCGGCGGCCCCTGGTCGTCGCCGGCGGGGGAGTGCACCACAGCAGGGCGGAGGGCGCCCTGCGGGCCTTCGCCGAGGCCACCGGGATCCCCGTCGCCTCGACCCAGGCGGGGAAGGGCTCACTCCCGTACGACCACCCGGCGGACGTCGGCGGCATCGGCCACACCGGCACCGCCACCGCCGACGAACTCGCGGGGGCGGCCGACCTGGTCATCGGCGTCGGCACCCGCTACACCGACTTCACGACCGCCTCGGCGACCCTCTTCGGCAACCCCGGTGTCCGCTTCCTCAACCTCAACATCACCGGCTTCGACGCCCACAAGCTCGCCGCGCTCCCGCTCGTCGCGGACGCCAGGACCGGACTGGAGGCCCTGACCGAGGCTCTGCGCGGACACCATGTCGAACACGGCTACGAGAGGGAGTACGCGGACGGAAAAGAGCGCTGGGAGCGCCGGGTCGGCACCGCCTACGAGGCGCCCGACGAGGACGCGCGCCCCACCCAGCCCCAGGTCCTCGGCGCCCTCGACGGCCTGGTCACCGGCGACGACATCGTGATCAACGCCGCCGGCTCGCTCCCGGGCGACCTCCACAAACTGTGGCGGACGCGCTCCCGAGACCAGTACCACGTGGAGTACGGATACTCGTGCATGGGCTACGAGATCCCGGCGGCCATCGGGGTCGCGATGGCCGCTCCCGGGCGGCCCGTGTGGGCGCTCGTCGGAGACGGAACGTATCTGATGAATCCGACCGAGATCGTCACGGCGGTCCAGGAGAACGTCCCGATCAAGGTGGTCGTCCTGCAGAACCACGGATACGCGTCGATCGGCGGGCTCTCCGAGGCGGTCGGCTCCGAGCGGTTCGGCACCGCGTACCGCCACCGGGAGCCGGGGGCGTCGCAGGCCGGCGGACCGGGAGGCCCCGGGGGAGGCGCGTACACGGGAGAGCCCCTCCCGGTCGACCTCGCCGCCAACGCCGCATCCCTCGGGATGCGGGTCATCCGCGCCAGGACCGTGCGTGACCTGCGCGAAGCCCTTGCCGAGGCCCGCGCGGCGGACCGCCCCACATGTGTCTACGTCGAGACCGAAACGGCAGACACTGTGTCGGGCGCACCCCCGGCACAGGCGTGGTGGGATGTTCCTGTGGCCGAGACCGCGACCCGGCCGTCGGCGGTCAAGGCCCGGGGGGAGTACGACCGGCAAGTCGCAGCCCGGCGCCGCCATCTCTGA